The Streptomyces luteogriseus genome includes a window with the following:
- a CDS encoding LacI family DNA-binding transcriptional regulator has translation MTATPAPRVTIKDVAARAGVSKGAVSLAFNHKPGLSEATRDRIFLAARELGWSPSLTARTLAGSRVDVVGLAVCRPARVLGLEPWYMEFVSGVESVLAEHSSSLLLRLVRNMDEEVGVQETWWRGRQIGGSILVDFRADDPRAAMTQRLGMPVVAVGHPSLTGGLTSVWTDDATAVTEAVRYLAALGHRRIARVGGAADLGHTAIRTAAFDEAAGALALAGAWQVATDFSGDAGARATRSLLTAAPADRPTAIVYDNDIMAVAGLSVAAEMGLRVPEDVSLLAWDDSQLCRLTHPTLSAMSHDVHGFGAEVARTLFSVITGGEAGSHPVPTPVLTPRGSTAPPKS, from the coding sequence ATGACGGCAACGCCGGCCCCTCGCGTCACCATCAAGGACGTCGCCGCGCGCGCCGGCGTGTCCAAGGGTGCCGTGTCCCTCGCCTTCAACCACAAGCCCGGGCTGTCTGAGGCCACCCGGGACCGGATCTTCCTCGCGGCGCGGGAGCTGGGCTGGTCGCCGAGCCTCACGGCGCGGACGCTGGCCGGATCGCGGGTGGACGTGGTGGGTCTCGCCGTGTGCCGGCCGGCGCGGGTGCTCGGGCTCGAGCCCTGGTACATGGAGTTCGTCTCGGGCGTGGAGAGCGTGCTGGCCGAGCACTCCAGCTCGCTGCTGCTGCGGCTCGTACGGAACATGGACGAGGAGGTGGGCGTCCAGGAGACATGGTGGCGGGGGCGGCAGATCGGCGGGTCGATCCTCGTCGACTTCCGCGCGGACGATCCGCGGGCGGCCATGACGCAGCGGCTCGGGATGCCGGTGGTCGCCGTCGGGCATCCCTCGCTGACCGGGGGGCTCACCTCGGTGTGGACGGACGACGCCACGGCCGTGACGGAGGCGGTGCGGTACCTGGCCGCGCTCGGACACCGGCGGATCGCCCGGGTCGGCGGGGCGGCGGACCTCGGGCACACGGCGATCCGGACGGCGGCGTTCGACGAGGCGGCGGGGGCGCTGGCGCTGGCCGGGGCGTGGCAGGTGGCGACGGACTTCTCGGGGGACGCGGGGGCGCGGGCGACCCGGTCACTGCTCACCGCTGCCCCTGCCGACCGGCCCACCGCCATCGTGTACGACAACGACATCATGGCGGTGGCGGGGCTGTCGGTGGCGGCGGAGATGGGCCTTCGGGTGCCGGAGGACGTCTCACTGCTGGCCTGGGACGACTCACAGCTGTGCCGGCTGACGCATCCGACACTGTCGGCGATGAGCCATGATGTGCACGGGTTCGGGGCGGAAGTGGCCCGGACGTTGTTCTCGGTGATCACGGGGGGTGAGGCCGGATCGCATCCGGTGCCCACTCCCGTGCTGACGCCCCGGGGTTCCACGGCACCTCCGAAATCCTGA
- a CDS encoding NTP pyrophosphohydrolase — translation MNATVPVLVVVDAANVVGSVPDGWWRDRRGAAERLRDRLASEGVPAVSGPVEILLVVEGAARGVESVPGVRVSSAPGSGDDHIVEVVASAGDRSVLVITADRELRRRVGELGADVAGPRSVRP, via the coding sequence ATGAACGCCACCGTGCCCGTCCTCGTCGTCGTCGACGCCGCGAACGTCGTCGGATCCGTGCCGGACGGGTGGTGGCGGGACCGTCGCGGCGCGGCGGAGCGGCTGCGGGACCGGTTGGCGTCGGAGGGGGTTCCGGCCGTCTCCGGCCCGGTGGAGATCCTCCTGGTCGTGGAGGGGGCGGCCCGCGGGGTGGAGTCCGTGCCCGGGGTACGGGTGTCGTCCGCCCCGGGCAGCGGCGACGACCACATCGTCGAGGTCGTGGCCTCGGCCGGTGACCGTTCCGTCCTGGTGATCACGGCGGACCGGGAGCTGAGGAGACGGGTCGGGGAGCTGGGGGCGGACGTGGCGGGACCGCGGTCTGTTCGTCCGTAG
- a CDS encoding amino acid permease, whose amino-acid sequence MSSTLFRTKKVEQSILDTEEPEHALKKSLSALDLTVFGVGVIIGTGIFVLTGTVAKNNAGPATALAFVAAGVACALAALCYAEFASTVPVAGSAYTFSYASLGELPAWIIGWDLVLEFALGTAVVAVGWSGYIQSLMDNAGWSMPAALGSREGADVFGFDILAAALVLVLTCILVIGMKLSARITSVVVAIKVTVVLVVIIAGAFLIKGDNYDPFIPKEQPVEAGASLDSPLIQLMFGWAPSNFGVMGIFTAASVVFFAFIGFDVVATAAEETKNPQRDMPRGILGSLVICTTLYVLVSIVVTGMQHYSELSVDAPLADAFKATGHPWYAGFISFGAAVGLTTVCMILLLGQTRVFFAMSRDGLLPRFFSRVHPRFKTPHRPTILLGVIIAVLAGFTPLTELAALVNIGTLFAFVVVAIGVIILRKSRPDLPRSFRTPWVPVIPILSVCASLWLMINLPAETWVRFGIWMAAGFLVYFLYGRTHSRLARREAGEEQPSA is encoded by the coding sequence GTGAGCAGTACCCTCTTCCGGACGAAGAAGGTCGAGCAGTCCATCCTCGACACCGAGGAGCCAGAACACGCGCTCAAGAAGTCCTTGTCCGCGTTGGATCTGACCGTCTTCGGCGTCGGTGTGATCATCGGTACCGGCATCTTCGTTCTCACCGGAACAGTCGCCAAGAACAACGCGGGGCCGGCCACGGCTCTGGCGTTCGTGGCGGCCGGCGTCGCCTGCGCCCTGGCCGCCCTCTGTTACGCCGAGTTCGCGTCCACGGTCCCGGTCGCCGGGTCCGCCTACACGTTCTCGTACGCCTCCCTCGGTGAACTGCCCGCCTGGATCATCGGCTGGGACCTGGTTCTGGAGTTCGCACTCGGTACGGCGGTGGTGGCCGTCGGCTGGTCCGGCTACATCCAGTCGCTCATGGACAACGCGGGCTGGAGCATGCCGGCGGCTCTCGGCAGCCGCGAGGGCGCCGACGTCTTCGGCTTCGACATCCTCGCCGCCGCGCTCGTCCTCGTCCTCACCTGCATCCTCGTGATCGGCATGAAGCTGTCCGCGCGGATCACGTCGGTCGTCGTCGCCATCAAGGTGACGGTCGTCCTCGTCGTGATCATCGCGGGCGCGTTCCTCATCAAGGGCGACAACTACGACCCGTTCATCCCCAAGGAGCAGCCGGTGGAGGCCGGGGCGAGTCTCGACTCCCCCCTGATCCAGCTCATGTTCGGCTGGGCGCCCTCCAACTTCGGCGTGATGGGCATCTTCACCGCCGCCTCGGTCGTGTTCTTCGCCTTCATCGGCTTCGACGTCGTGGCCACGGCCGCGGAGGAGACCAAGAACCCGCAGCGCGACATGCCGCGCGGCATCCTCGGCTCCCTCGTCATCTGCACGACGCTGTACGTCCTCGTGTCGATCGTCGTCACCGGCATGCAGCACTACAGCGAGCTGTCCGTCGACGCCCCGCTCGCCGATGCCTTCAAGGCCACCGGGCATCCGTGGTACGCGGGCTTCATCAGCTTCGGCGCCGCGGTCGGCCTGACGACGGTGTGCATGATCCTGCTGCTGGGGCAGACCCGCGTGTTCTTCGCGATGAGCCGGGACGGGCTGCTGCCGAGGTTCTTCTCGCGCGTCCACCCGCGGTTCAAGACGCCGCACCGGCCGACCATCCTGCTCGGCGTGATCATCGCGGTGCTCGCCGGGTTCACGCCGCTGACGGAACTCGCCGCGCTGGTGAACATCGGCACGCTGTTCGCCTTCGTGGTCGTCGCCATCGGCGTGATCATCCTGCGCAAGAGCCGCCCGGACCTGCCCCGGTCCTTCCGCACGCCGTGGGTGCCGGTCATTCCGATCCTGTCGGTGTGCGCCTCCCTGTGGCTGATGATCAACCTGCCGGCCGAGACGTGGGTCCGCTTCGGCATCTGGATGGCCGCCGGCTTCCTCGTCTACTTCCTGTACGGCCGTACTCACAGCCGTCTCGCACGCCGCGAAGCGGGTGAGGAACAGCCGAGCGCCTAG
- a CDS encoding thiolase family protein — translation MPRTVRDVVFVDGVRTPFGKAGPKGIYHETRADDLVVKAIRELLRRNPGLDPKKIDEVAIAATTQIGDQGLTIGRTAGILAGLPQSVPGYSIDRMCAGALTAVTSVAGSVAFGAYDIAIAGGVEHMGRHPMGEGVDPNPRFVSEKLVDESALFMGMTAENLHDRYPQITKQRADEYAVRSQEKAAKAYANGKIQADLVPVSVRRTSPEAGETGWGLVTADEPMRPGTTLENLSGLKTPFRVHGRVTAGNAAGLNDGATASLIASEDFAREHDLPVKMRLVSYSFAGVEPEVMGYGPIPATEKALAQAGLSISDIGLFEINEAFAVQVLAFLDHYGIADDDERVNQYGGAIAFGHPLASSGVRLMTQLARQFEEQPHVRYGLTTMCVGFGMGATVIWENPHFEGDK, via the coding sequence GTGCCTCGTACCGTCAGGGACGTCGTCTTCGTCGACGGCGTCCGCACCCCGTTCGGCAAGGCGGGCCCGAAGGGCATCTACCACGAGACCCGTGCCGACGACCTCGTCGTGAAGGCGATCCGGGAGCTGCTGCGCCGCAACCCCGGACTCGACCCGAAGAAGATCGACGAGGTCGCCATCGCCGCGACCACGCAGATCGGTGACCAGGGCCTGACCATCGGCCGCACCGCCGGGATCCTCGCGGGTCTCCCGCAGTCCGTGCCGGGCTACTCCATCGACCGCATGTGCGCCGGCGCCCTGACGGCCGTGACCTCGGTCGCCGGCTCCGTCGCCTTCGGCGCCTACGACATCGCCATCGCGGGCGGTGTCGAGCACATGGGCCGCCACCCCATGGGCGAGGGCGTGGACCCGAACCCGCGGTTCGTCTCCGAGAAGCTGGTCGACGAGTCGGCCCTGTTCATGGGCATGACCGCGGAGAACCTGCACGACCGCTACCCGCAGATCACCAAGCAGCGCGCCGACGAATACGCCGTGCGCTCCCAGGAGAAGGCCGCCAAGGCGTACGCCAACGGCAAGATCCAGGCCGACCTGGTGCCGGTCTCGGTGCGCCGCACCTCCCCCGAGGCCGGTGAGACGGGCTGGGGCCTGGTCACCGCCGACGAGCCGATGCGCCCGGGCACGACCCTGGAGAACCTCTCCGGCCTGAAGACCCCGTTCCGTGTGCACGGCCGGGTCACCGCCGGTAACGCGGCCGGTCTGAACGACGGCGCCACCGCCTCGCTCATCGCCTCCGAGGACTTCGCGCGGGAGCACGACCTCCCCGTGAAGATGCGCCTGGTCTCCTACTCCTTCGCGGGTGTCGAGCCGGAGGTCATGGGCTACGGCCCGATCCCGGCGACGGAGAAGGCGCTGGCCCAGGCGGGCCTGTCGATCTCCGACATCGGCCTGTTCGAGATCAACGAGGCCTTCGCCGTCCAGGTCCTGGCCTTCCTGGACCACTACGGCATCGCCGACGACGACGAGCGCGTCAACCAGTACGGCGGCGCCATCGCGTTCGGCCACCCGCTGGCCTCCTCCGGCGTCCGCCTGATGACGCAACTGGCCCGCCAGTTCGAGGAGCAGCCGCACGTCCGCTACGGCCTGACCACCATGTGCGTCGGCTTCGGCATGGGCGCGACGGTCATCTGGGAGAACCCGCACTTCGAGGGGGACAAGTGA
- a CDS encoding WD40 repeat domain-containing protein produces MDIAPLLAAMPPLKEREEIRRGLLSPGQPVFAYVRERVAAEDVATLRVLRDEDRPLHRLLTPRAAAASSVRSLVGHPPYLKEEPAAAQSLRAAAAMGLALVGDAGQSAGELASGLLWLRRNHAHPGYEHIAALALAAATEAGHATRLRRLTDAVPEADRDLALPALTWLLALDGALPEARTVATATVLFDDGRGGVRGTLTAAVLPEGPPALLPDPRIMSGFRGDEGFRQSLRDAWDGAGHSVRSTVLWSLTDAEGVVGMVEDTSLGCAFAVLLGEVARAGRRLRPPALRKVNPRTALVGALDPGRPGTLASVGGYEAKLKAAGEGTNVVVPAADRADAARALPGGTAGGLLYAATVQEAARGARMWDLPVVKRWSVTVVAVLIVLLVISVSVIRAVSESGEAEARKALAADLAAEAMLQRGTDPRLAGLLGLAAYTIEPDTPRAVQAMRDVLEANSGVRMSWRASPAAVNGIAVDDKRGRVHTSGDDPYVKTWDLLTGKELGRAEGAVTDLVFDEGSGLLAGRDGKAVSVYSALEPVPRLMGRLGTPSCGGKGTKPVATAFANSGVRLVEVRDDGVVAQYDTTTLEEVSCRRTGDQEVDGRPVPMEPGRVLDATVAPGTRPAGNGELPEEERALLLVESDDVLAVGLDSHKVSTEIRRDDIQGEAFQIAANDADVLLASAQGVQAWDRRHRRQLAFPVGGLAYPPRALAERSGSVVIAGDNGTALVPVGTGDQAIASRDLEEPRGGPAVTAAVGELFTVVAAGRGGRVNVLDRRPGPLSLSPAVQSAVANFGPGGQLVMTQVAFDGSDGVYTIDPDTVPEIALNPAEQSYGPLAQYSFQSFGIRDATARGKLVVAAGTYGGRSVLGVWSKGKDVPRTLRVQALDRAVGSTERALTDVAFVPGKDLLVARHADGPLAIWSTRTWKLVNTIQVGQGSGLAVHGRQALVLEAGAGDGPRLVLADLTTGTTRAAAAPGAERIAWSHDGSLIAVLGGDNTVRYRNAGLKETGEPLVLPGTTERPTALALAPDGRHVAVAAGDEVLVHDTATGLQALPTLHSSRGQRITRLAWSPDGHFLAGVTSPVDSGEAPGPVSLWRVDGIDWQNQVCRWTGGAGLSTKEWRTHIGERHAYIDLCAETK; encoded by the coding sequence GTGGACATCGCACCTCTGCTGGCTGCGATGCCGCCGCTCAAGGAGCGCGAGGAGATCAGACGTGGCCTGCTGTCACCCGGTCAGCCCGTGTTCGCCTACGTCCGGGAGCGGGTGGCCGCCGAGGACGTCGCGACCCTGCGCGTGCTGCGCGACGAGGACCGGCCCCTGCACCGGCTGCTGACACCGAGGGCGGCCGCGGCGTCGAGCGTCCGGTCGCTGGTCGGACACCCGCCCTATCTGAAGGAGGAGCCAGCCGCAGCCCAGTCGCTCCGGGCCGCGGCGGCCATGGGGCTGGCACTCGTCGGCGACGCCGGACAGAGCGCCGGGGAGCTGGCCTCCGGGCTGCTGTGGCTGCGCCGCAACCACGCCCACCCGGGCTACGAACACATCGCGGCGCTCGCCCTCGCGGCCGCGACCGAAGCCGGTCATGCCACCCGGCTGCGCCGCCTCACCGACGCCGTGCCCGAGGCCGACCGGGACCTGGCCCTGCCCGCGCTGACCTGGCTGCTCGCCCTCGACGGCGCCCTCCCCGAGGCCCGGACGGTGGCCACGGCGACCGTCCTGTTCGACGACGGACGCGGCGGTGTGCGGGGAACCCTCACCGCCGCCGTGCTGCCGGAGGGACCGCCCGCGCTGCTGCCCGACCCCCGCATCATGTCGGGTTTCCGCGGCGACGAGGGGTTCCGGCAGTCGCTGCGGGACGCTTGGGACGGCGCGGGCCACAGCGTCAGGAGCACGGTGCTCTGGTCGCTGACCGATGCGGAGGGCGTGGTCGGCATGGTGGAGGACACCTCGCTCGGCTGCGCCTTCGCTGTGTTGTTGGGCGAGGTCGCACGGGCCGGGCGCCGCTTACGGCCGCCCGCCCTGCGCAAGGTCAATCCGCGGACGGCGCTGGTCGGAGCTCTCGACCCGGGCCGGCCCGGGACGCTGGCCTCCGTGGGCGGGTACGAGGCCAAGCTGAAGGCCGCCGGGGAGGGCACCAACGTCGTCGTGCCCGCCGCTGACCGGGCCGACGCCGCGCGGGCCCTGCCGGGCGGCACCGCCGGCGGGCTCCTGTACGCCGCGACCGTCCAGGAGGCGGCGCGCGGGGCGCGCATGTGGGACCTCCCGGTGGTGAAGCGGTGGAGCGTCACCGTGGTGGCCGTGCTGATCGTCCTCCTGGTGATCAGCGTGTCCGTGATCAGAGCGGTCAGCGAGTCCGGCGAGGCGGAAGCCCGCAAGGCGCTGGCAGCCGACCTGGCGGCCGAGGCGATGCTGCAACGGGGCACCGATCCGAGGCTCGCCGGTCTGCTCGGTCTGGCCGCCTACACCATCGAGCCGGACACCCCACGCGCCGTGCAGGCCATGCGCGACGTGCTGGAGGCGAACTCCGGGGTCCGGATGTCCTGGCGGGCGAGCCCGGCTGCGGTGAACGGCATCGCCGTCGACGACAAGCGGGGCCGCGTCCACACCTCCGGGGACGACCCGTACGTCAAGACCTGGGACCTGCTGACCGGCAAGGAACTCGGCAGGGCCGAGGGCGCCGTCACCGACCTCGTGTTCGACGAGGGAAGCGGTCTGCTCGCCGGCCGGGACGGCAAGGCCGTGTCCGTCTACTCTGCCCTGGAGCCCGTCCCCCGGCTCATGGGCAGGCTCGGCACCCCCTCGTGCGGGGGAAAGGGCACCAAGCCCGTCGCGACGGCGTTCGCCAACAGCGGTGTGCGACTGGTGGAGGTGCGGGACGACGGGGTCGTCGCCCAGTACGACACCACGACGCTGGAGGAGGTCTCCTGCCGGCGGACCGGGGACCAGGAGGTGGACGGCCGGCCCGTCCCCATGGAACCCGGCCGCGTGCTCGACGCCACGGTCGCGCCCGGCACGCGACCGGCCGGCAACGGTGAACTGCCGGAGGAGGAACGGGCACTGCTGCTCGTCGAGTCCGACGACGTCCTCGCGGTCGGACTGGACAGCCACAAGGTCAGCACCGAGATCCGGCGCGACGACATCCAGGGCGAGGCGTTCCAGATCGCCGCCAACGACGCCGACGTGCTCCTCGCGTCCGCGCAGGGGGTCCAGGCCTGGGACCGGCGCCACCGACGACAACTCGCCTTTCCCGTCGGCGGACTCGCCTACCCGCCCCGCGCCCTGGCCGAGCGGTCGGGCAGTGTGGTCATCGCCGGGGACAACGGCACCGCCCTCGTCCCCGTGGGCACCGGTGACCAGGCGATCGCCAGCCGGGATCTCGAGGAGCCGCGCGGCGGACCCGCCGTCACCGCCGCGGTCGGGGAGCTCTTCACCGTGGTGGCCGCCGGGCGGGGTGGGCGGGTCAACGTACTCGACCGGCGGCCCGGCCCCCTCAGCCTCAGCCCCGCCGTGCAGTCGGCCGTCGCGAACTTCGGGCCGGGGGGCCAACTGGTGATGACCCAGGTCGCCTTCGACGGCTCCGATGGCGTGTACACCATCGACCCCGACACCGTCCCCGAGATCGCGCTCAACCCGGCGGAGCAGTCGTACGGCCCCCTCGCGCAGTACTCGTTCCAGAGTTTCGGCATCCGTGACGCCACCGCCAGAGGGAAGCTGGTGGTCGCCGCCGGCACGTACGGAGGCCGGTCCGTCCTCGGTGTGTGGAGCAAGGGAAAAGACGTCCCCCGGACCCTGCGGGTTCAGGCCCTCGACCGCGCCGTCGGCAGCACCGAACGGGCCCTCACCGACGTCGCCTTCGTGCCCGGGAAGGACCTGCTCGTGGCCCGCCACGCCGATGGCCCCCTGGCGATCTGGTCCACCAGGACCTGGAAGCTCGTGAACACCATCCAGGTCGGGCAGGGTTCCGGTCTGGCCGTGCACGGACGGCAGGCGCTCGTCCTGGAAGCCGGAGCGGGGGACGGCCCCCGCCTCGTCCTCGCCGACCTCACGACCGGGACCACCCGCGCGGCAGCCGCACCCGGCGCCGAGCGCATCGCCTGGAGCCACGACGGTTCCCTCATCGCCGTGCTCGGCGGCGACAACACCGTGCGCTACCGGAACGCCGGCCTGAAGGAGACCGGAGAGCCCCTCGTCCTGCCCGGGACGACCGAGCGGCCCACAGCGCTGGCCCTCGCACCGGACGGCCGGCACGTCGCCGTCGCGGCCGGCGACGAGGTGCTCGTCCACGACACCGCCACCGGCCTTCAGGCCCTGCCCACTCTGCACAGTTCCCGCGGTCAGCGGATCACCCGCCTCGCCTGGTCGCCGGACGGCCACTTCCTCGCGGGGGTGACCAGCCCGGTCGACTCCGGCGAGGCGCCCGGGCCCGTGAGCCTGTGGCGTGTCGACGGCATCGACTGGCAGAACCAGGTCTGCCGCTGGACCGGTGGCGCCGGTCTCAGCACCAAGGAATGGAGAACCCACATCGGCGAACGCCACGCCTACATCGACCTCTGCGCCGAGACGAAGTGA
- a CDS encoding 3-hydroxyacyl-CoA dehydrogenase NAD-binding domain-containing protein, with translation MSTTAELLKQASELFPDEVVTSAHVRHFDLPLGAGRFALITLDNGHDHTKPTTFGPASLANLNAAIDQVEKEAADGEIVGVGLTGKPFIFAVGADLKGVEILKEYEHALAIGKGGHEVFKRLSKLAVPTFAYYNGAAMGGGVEVGLHCTYRTVSAALPAFSLPEVFLGLVPGWGGCALLPNLIGPEKAVSVIIENSLNQNKQLKGKQVYELGIADAIFEGADFLEQSLIWTAAVLKGELEIERPVIDRGEAWDQAVAKGRFIADSKVHGAAPAAYRALDIIAAAKNGDLQQGYDAEDKALADLIMGGELRSGIYAFNLVQKRGKRPAGAPDKNLARPVTKVGVVGAGLMASQLALLFLRRLEVPVVLTDIDQERVDKGVGYVHAEIDKLLGKGRINQDKANRLKALVSGVLDKAEGFSDADFVIEAVFEEIGVKQQVFAEVEAVAPAHAIFATNTSSLSVSEMASKLKNPERVVGFHFFNPVAVLPLLEIVRGEKTDDASLATAFAVAKKLKKTAVLTKDAPAFVVNRILTRFMGEIQNIIDEGTPVEVAEKGVEPLGLPMSPLVLLELVGPAIGLHVSETLNRAFPDRFTVSPNLAAVVKAGKRGFYVYDSGKPELDPEVAALLKQGDKVLTEEQVRDRVLDAVAQEIGIMLDEGVVAEAQDIDLCLITGAGWPFHLGGITPYLDREGVSERVNGKRFLAQGVASVPA, from the coding sequence GTGAGCACCACCGCCGAGCTTCTCAAGCAGGCTTCCGAGCTGTTCCCGGACGAGGTCGTCACGAGTGCGCACGTACGCCACTTCGACCTCCCCCTGGGTGCCGGGCGCTTCGCCCTGATCACCCTGGACAACGGCCACGACCACACCAAGCCGACCACCTTCGGCCCGGCCTCGCTGGCGAACCTGAACGCCGCGATCGACCAGGTCGAGAAGGAGGCGGCGGACGGCGAGATCGTCGGCGTCGGCCTCACCGGCAAGCCGTTCATCTTCGCGGTCGGCGCCGACCTCAAGGGCGTGGAGATCCTCAAGGAGTACGAGCACGCCCTCGCCATCGGCAAGGGCGGCCACGAGGTCTTCAAGCGGCTGTCCAAGCTGGCCGTGCCGACCTTCGCGTACTACAACGGCGCCGCGATGGGCGGCGGTGTCGAGGTCGGTCTGCACTGCACCTACCGGACCGTCTCCGCGGCCCTCCCGGCGTTCTCGCTGCCCGAGGTCTTCCTCGGTCTGGTCCCGGGCTGGGGCGGCTGCGCCCTGCTGCCGAACCTGATCGGCCCCGAGAAGGCCGTCTCGGTGATCATCGAGAACAGCCTCAACCAGAACAAGCAGCTCAAGGGCAAGCAGGTCTACGAGCTCGGGATCGCCGACGCGATCTTCGAGGGCGCGGACTTCCTGGAGCAGTCGCTGATCTGGACCGCGGCCGTCCTCAAGGGCGAGCTGGAGATCGAGCGCCCGGTCATCGACCGCGGCGAGGCCTGGGACCAGGCCGTCGCCAAGGGCCGCTTCATCGCGGACTCCAAGGTGCACGGCGCGGCCCCGGCCGCCTACCGCGCCCTGGACATCATCGCCGCCGCCAAGAACGGCGACCTCCAGCAGGGTTACGACGCCGAGGACAAGGCCCTCGCCGACCTCATCATGGGCGGCGAACTGCGCTCCGGCATCTACGCCTTCAACCTGGTGCAGAAGCGCGGCAAGCGCCCGGCCGGCGCCCCGGACAAGAACCTGGCCCGCCCGGTCACCAAGGTCGGCGTCGTCGGCGCCGGTCTGATGGCCAGCCAGCTCGCGCTGCTGTTCCTGCGCCGCCTGGAGGTGCCGGTCGTGCTGACCGACATCGACCAGGAGCGCGTCGACAAGGGTGTGGGCTACGTCCACGCCGAGATCGACAAGCTGCTCGGCAAGGGCCGCATCAACCAGGACAAGGCCAACCGCCTCAAGGCGCTGGTGTCCGGTGTGCTGGACAAGGCCGAGGGCTTCTCGGACGCCGACTTCGTCATCGAGGCGGTCTTCGAGGAGATCGGCGTCAAGCAGCAGGTGTTCGCGGAGGTCGAGGCGGTCGCCCCGGCGCACGCCATCTTCGCGACGAACACCTCCTCGCTGTCGGTCTCCGAGATGGCGTCGAAGCTCAAGAACCCCGAGCGGGTCGTGGGCTTCCACTTCTTCAACCCGGTGGCGGTACTCCCGCTCCTGGAGATCGTCCGCGGCGAGAAGACCGACGACGCCTCCCTGGCCACGGCCTTCGCCGTCGCCAAGAAGCTGAAGAAGACCGCGGTCCTCACCAAGGACGCCCCGGCGTTCGTCGTGAACCGCATCCTGACCCGCTTCATGGGCGAGATCCAGAACATCATCGACGAGGGCACCCCCGTCGAGGTCGCCGAGAAGGGCGTCGAGCCGCTCGGTCTGCCGATGTCGCCGCTGGTCCTGCTGGAGCTGGTCGGCCCCGCGATCGGTCTGCACGTCTCGGAGACGCTCAACCGGGCCTTCCCGGACCGCTTCACGGTCTCCCCGAACCTCGCCGCCGTCGTCAAGGCGGGCAAGCGCGGTTTCTACGTCTACGACTCCGGCAAGCCGGAGCTGGACCCCGAGGTCGCCGCGCTGCTGAAGCAGGGCGACAAGGTCCTGACGGAGGAGCAGGTCCGCGACCGCGTGCTCGACGCGGTGGCGCAGGAGATCGGCATCATGCTCGACGAGGGCGTCGTCGCCGAGGCGCAGGACATCGACCTGTGCCTCATCACGGGCGCCGGCTGGCCCTTCCACCTGGGCGGCATCACGCCGTACCTGGACCGCGAGGGTGTCTCCGAGCGCGTGAACGGCAAGAGGTTCCTGGCGCAGGGCGTCGCGAGCGTCCCGGCGTAA
- a CDS encoding SLATT domain-containing protein: MDTEDRARLDSDARRRRAIGAEFRRLEESAMYSAQCQFEETKRWRAVHLLLGVPATLLAAIAGTTALVESTGRTAAGILALISSGLGAVLTTVNAPQRTAQASAAANAFLEIQTAARQHREIDMDQWTLDEARQALAALTVRRDEQNATAEVPGRRAYRKAQANLRAGTQRYAVDGDS; encoded by the coding sequence GTGGACACCGAGGATCGGGCACGCCTCGACAGCGACGCCCGGCGGCGCCGAGCCATCGGGGCCGAGTTCAGGCGGCTCGAAGAGAGCGCCATGTACAGCGCGCAATGCCAGTTCGAGGAGACCAAACGCTGGCGCGCCGTGCACCTCCTGCTCGGCGTCCCGGCCACCCTGCTCGCCGCCATCGCCGGAACCACGGCCCTGGTGGAGTCCACCGGACGGACCGCGGCCGGCATCCTCGCCCTGATCTCCTCCGGTCTCGGCGCGGTCCTCACCACGGTCAACGCACCCCAGCGGACCGCCCAGGCCTCGGCAGCGGCGAATGCCTTCCTGGAGATCCAGACCGCCGCCCGCCAGCACCGCGAGATCGACATGGACCAGTGGACCCTGGACGAGGCCCGGCAAGCTCTGGCGGCCTTGACCGTACGGCGCGACGAACAGAACGCGACGGCCGAGGTGCCGGGCCGCCGTGCCTACCGCAAGGCCCAGGCCAACCTCAGGGCCGGGACGCAGAGGTACGCGGTCGACGGCGATTCCTGA